From a single Solenopsis invicta isolate M01_SB chromosome 4, UNIL_Sinv_3.0, whole genome shotgun sequence genomic region:
- the LOC105196240 gene encoding LOW QUALITY PROTEIN: uncharacterized protein LOC105196240 (The sequence of the model RefSeq protein was modified relative to this genomic sequence to represent the inferred CDS: inserted 1 base in 1 codon), translated as MSTLLLNCVLAWLFVTIGAITVSIDRSDIKTAPTRSSMIANGWRPLTNSYEEAIGTNVSPSSHLEKNVQVHPVLSKFQEHMATSEKLKPLRKGKPPVHEYNPPSILGSFTVFGHAAAKARGETKTPSKQHVGAATETREYTFLIPPPKDAYRFEVNQHRKPIVRDAAGYLPRQPQAYSAAQNVHQQPLDSLRAATYFIKGFPSNRPYVPPYAMPQALQPPRQSEKPGAPVFESLKVANSAKPYFQPPAADVPSDFGKQKVSGNDGDVYDRYQAQSHNTQVLNSASTGNFYSHVNHPANHYKSTYERDPAFLVHESHEVSYVTPPGSYNAYSFRPSLPYETLLPPGIYSPSSTPPSTTAVTRNPSKFGQTNDAARDQYGNKRPDSSTRNKQEKGGQTELSNPRTTSTYYVSEHQELTPPTWPKSKYPSDINEVLPKENPPSKFSQEIVNQNQITQGPKIVYHRPQNSFEPVDVYPPTPIPDYETPESISLKHFNEQQFLLQQQLLLRDRQRLAEQHQEELKKHQEELNPHLIAQRQKEEEEAARLAAESAKNQSQEIVKISSEMPYPIQLAQFESQVTTDGNILVSPPGIYSVEQLRLQPQVPQIPENQVNQNYHYQQYYQNGYQEQQVNYREPQTETRPYRPQKPSRDPQRRKKPQNIAHEVSATEPPSQPPETTVPLTLYAEEIPIQTTTAPEVQTPATAQRGRTRRPVALAPARRRKPTATTTQEPVVDTTSYAEEDFLKYNREDVQHNQHETSRRRRIKPTQVSYNEDAREEKRGNARKRPSHRTKVSQDDEPYDAQQLVTENAHASLNSYGQTTESAPSYDEHNQFATNQPSVSYGTVQPVNQYYDFSQQNEGYREEHRGDGDAVSEQVPEYGLTELNRANVDTRQQNVNIVTSIPLEELYVKTDGNYYDRATTDASTTATTATTATTSSSSSTTTATTATSVAQAVTQAPQVATSTSRSHKIRPLRYGNAXRPRFSIKDYKSRMDYKNRLSSTTEIAPTPSSEALTRGPHTRQRTSSAKNQQAQLTSDGVRETTGRYKYVSRINYRTTTSSPTTARDHERYSEDGSGSTTTERNKYVPKRRPISGNVYRSRIASTTTNPTRSQINSDATSSRQSARPENVYSSSIRRRPIMKSRLQKESNSATAYPDGKRQEEQPTEMAAEETSFYSTASSASRLVGNEIVSEKGEAASLDGHPVKLGVQESKSQGESVGSLNEETETAPTGAASAEDDETGQTSRVEKLEIPATTTGAGSEDDAARADEQTEETESTTKFEVRSEEEEELFAKASQSVADLTSSASALYDKPGMFKAVSPESRLVSSQFKITTDEATLPIEAFFQELSKKN; from the exons ATGTCGACACTACTACTGAATT GTGTTTTGGCGTGGCTGTTCGTCACGATAGGAGCAATTACCGTATCCATAGATCGCTCTGACATTAAAACT GCACCAACACGATCGTCGATGATCGCGAATGGATGGCGACCTCTGACCAATTCTTACGAGGAAGCGATCGGCACCAACGTTTCGCCGTCGAGCCACCTGGAGAAGAATGTCCAGGTGCATCCCGTCCTGAGCAAGTTTCAGGAGCACATGGCGACCTCGGAAAAGCTAAAACCGTTGCGAAAAGGCAAGCCGCCGGTTCACGAATACAATCCACCGAGTATACTCGGTAGTTTCACGGTGTTCGGGCACGCGGCGGCGAAGGCGCGCGGCGAAACCAAGACGCCGAGCAAGCAGCACGTGGGAGCAGCCACGGAGACCCGGGAGTACACGTTTCTGATACCGCCGCCCAAAGACGCGTACCGTTTCGAGGTGAACCAACACCGCAAGCCGATCGTACGCGACGCAGCTGGCTATTTGCCGAGACAACCGCAAGCCTACAGCGCGGCGCAGAATGTCCATCAGCAACCGTTGGACAGCTTACGCGCGGCGACCTATTTCATCAAGGGCTTCCCGAGCAACCGCCCTTACGTCCCGCCGTACGCCATGCCGCAGGCGCTACAGCCACCCCGTCAGTCGGAGAAACCCGGCGCCCCGGTGTTCGAGTCTCTGAAAGTCGCCAACAGCGCGAAACCGTACTTCCAGCCGCCCGCGGCGGACGTCCCGAGTGACTTCGGCAAGCAGAAGGTCAGCGGCAACGACGGCGATGTCTATGACAGGTATCAAGCACAGTCACACAACACGCAGGTACTAAACTCGGCGAGCACCGGCAACTTCTACAGCCACGTCAACCATCCCGCGAATCACTATAAATCCACTTACGAGCGTGATCCTGCTTTTCTGGTGCACGAGAGCCACGAGGTCAGCTATGTGACCCCACCTGGCTCGTATAACGCATACAGCTTCCGGCCCTCGTTGCCGTACGAGACTCTGTTGCCGCCGGGGATTTACTCACCCTCGTCAACGCCACCGTCCACCACCGCCGTCACGCGAAATCCCAGTAAATTCGGACAGACCAACGACGCGGCTCGAGACCAATATGGTAATAAACGTCCGGATTCGAGCACGCGCAATAAGCAGGAAAAAGGCGGGCAGACCGAGCTATCTAACCCCCGAACTACTAGCACTTATTACGTGTCGGAGCACCAGGAGCTCACGCCGCCTACGTGGCCGAAGAGCAAATACCCGTCCGACATCAACGAAGTTCTGCCGAAGGAGAATCCGCCGAGCAAGTTCAGTCAAGAGATCGTAAACCAGAATCAGATTACACAGGGTCCAAAGATCGTGTACCATAGACCGCAAAACTCCTTCGAACCTGTTGACGTCTACCCGCCAACGCCGATACCGGATTACGAGACGCCGGAGAGCATCTCGCTGAAACACTTCAACGAGCAACAGTTTCTGCTGCAGCAACAGTTGCTGCTGCGCGATCGGCAGAGATTGGCGGAGCAGCACCAGGAGGAGCTGAAGAAGCATCAAGAAGAGCTTAATCCCCATTTGATCGCGCAACGgcagaaggaggaagaggaggcggCTAGACTCGCCGCGGAATCTGCGAAGAATCAGTCGCAGGAGATCGTGAAGATCTCGAGCGAAATGCCGTATCCGATTCAATTGGCGCAGTTCGAGTCGCAGGTCACCACGGACGGAAATATTCTGGTATCGCCGCCTGGTATTTACAGCGTCGAACAGCTGAGACTTCAGCCCCAG GTACCCCAGATTCCGGAGAACCAGGTGAACCAGAATTATCACTATCAGCAGTATTACCAGAACGGCTATCAGGAGCAACAGGTCAATTATCGCGAGCCTCAAACCGAGACGCGTCCGTACCGTCCGCAGAAACCGTCTCGCGATCCGCAACGCCGCAAGAAGCCGCAGAATATCGCGCACGAGGTCTCAGCAACGGAGCCGCCGAGCCAGCCGCCGGAAACTACCGTTCCCTTGACCCTGTACGCGGAGGAAATCCCGATTCAGACGACGACGGCGCCGGAAGTGCAGACGCCGGCAACGGCGCAGAGAGGCAGAACTCGCCGGCCGGTCGCGCTCGCGCCGGCACGGCGAAGGAAGCCCACCGCGACGACCACGCAGGAGCCCGTCGTCGACACGACGTCCTACGCGGAGGAGGACTTCCTCAAGTACAATAGGGAGGACGTGCAGCACAATCAGCACGAGACGTCGCGAAGGAGACGTATAAAGCCCACCCAGGTGAGCTACAACGAGGACGCGCGAGAGGAGAAGAGAGGTAACGCCAGGAAACGACCGAGTCATCGGACGAAAGTGAGCCAGGACGACGAGCCGTACGACGCGCAGCAGCTCGTCACGGAGAACGCACACGCCTCTCTAAACTCGTACGGACAGACCACGGAGTCCGCGCCGAGCTACGACGAGCACAACCAGTTCGCGACGAATCAGCCGAGCGTCTCGTACGGAACGGTCCAGCCTGTCAATCAGTATTACGACTTCTCGCAGCAGAACGAGGGTTACCGCGAGGAACATCGCGGGGACGGCGACGCCGTGTCCGAACAGGTGCCGGAATACGGACTCACGGAGCTGAACCGCGCCAACGTCGACACTCGTCAGCAAAACGTGAACATCGTCACCAGCATACCGCTGGAGGAGCTCTACGTGAAGACCGACGGTAATTACTACGATCGCGCGACCACAGACGCGTCGACGACCGCGACGACCGCGACGACCGCgacaacgtcgtcgtcgtcgtcgacgacgacggcgacgacggcgacgagtGTCGCGCAGGCCGTAACGCAGGCTCCCCAGGTCGCCACCTCCACGTCGAGGTCGCACAAGATCCGCCCGTTGAGATACGGCAACG CCAGACCGCGCTTCAGCATCAAGGACTACAAGAGCCGCATGGATTACAAGAACAGATTATCCTCCACCACGGAAATCGCACCGACGCCGTCCAGCGAGGCGCTGACGCGCGGCCCTCACACCAGGCAGAGGACGTCGAGCGCGAAGAATCAACAGGCTCAGCTGACGAGTGACGGCGTCCGAGAGACCACCGGCAGGTACAAGTACGTCTCCAGGATCAACTATCGAACCACTACGTCGTCCCCAACGACCGCGAGGGATCACGAACGATACTCGGAGGACGGCAGCGGGTCCACCACGACCGAAAGGAATAAGTACGTGCCGAAGAGACGGCCGATCAGCGGTAACGTTTATCGCAGTAGAATCGCCTCTACCACGACCAATCCCACGCGATCTCAGATCAACAGCGACGCAACGAGCTCCAGGCAGTCGGCGCGACCTGAGAACGTGTACTCGTCGTCGATACGCAGGCGGCCGATCATGAAGAGCAGGCTGCAGAAGGAGAGCAACTCGGCCACGGCGTATCCGGACGGCAAGCGGCAGGAGGAGCAGCCTACGGAGATGGCTGCCGAGGAAACCAGTTTCTACTCGACCGCCTCGTCGGCCAGCCGGCTCGTGGGCAACGAAATCGTCAGCGAGAAGGGGGAGGCCGCGTCGCTCGACGGCCATCCGGTGAAACTCGGCGTGCAGGAGAGCAAGAGCCAAGGGGAGAGCGTCGGCTCGCTGAACGAGGAGACGGAAACGGCGCCAACCGGCGCGGCGTCGGCCGAGGACGACGAGACCGGGCAGACGAGCCGGGTCGAGAAGCTGGAGATCCCTGCGACCACCACCGGCGCCGGAAGCGAGGACGACGCGGCGCGGGCGGACGAGCAAACGGAAGAAACGGAAAGCACGACCAAGTTCGAGGTGCGCtccgaggaggaggaggaactGTTCGCCAAGGCGTCGCAGAGCGTGGCGGACCTGACGAGCTCCGCCTCCGCTCTGTACGACAAGCCGGGCATGTTCAAGGCGGTCTCGCCGGAGAGCAGGCTCGTCTCGTCGCAGTTCAAGATCACCACGGACGAGGCGACGTTGCCCATCGAGGCCTTCTTCCAGGAGCTGTCCAAGAAGAACTGA